The following are from one region of the Methyloversatilis discipulorum genome:
- a CDS encoding MSMEG_0568 family radical SAM protein, with protein sequence MSTITTPDASSRQLMTELQSYGLRLADPKAGAPSRRGGAGPSDHKAVTVDGVTIMVPVHTGSAFESPFTADAPDADGRVQIRRGHIPIALASFPKQPRFYALQTLDGIPYSHIATLHGADVLATTVLQTCIRYESRRKACKFCSIGQSLAAGRTIAHKTPQQLAEVARAAVLLDGVKHMVMTTGTPATPDRGAQVLCDSAFAVRAAVDLPIQGQCEPPDDDRWFARMKAAGIDTLGMHLEVVTPALREQIMPGKATVPLARYMEAFAAAVEVFGRGQVSSYILAGLGDTKEAILDMSAQLVALGVYPFVVPFVPISGTPLEDHPAPSPEFMRSILAPLGEMVSAAGLRSADIKAGCGKCGACSSLSSFERAEAAHAVG encoded by the coding sequence ATGAGCACGATCACGACACCCGACGCCTCCAGCCGGCAACTGATGACGGAGCTGCAGTCGTACGGCTTGCGGCTGGCTGATCCGAAGGCCGGCGCGCCCAGTCGCCGCGGCGGCGCCGGGCCGTCCGACCACAAGGCAGTCACGGTGGATGGCGTCACCATCATGGTGCCGGTGCATACCGGCAGCGCCTTCGAGTCGCCCTTCACCGCCGACGCGCCGGACGCCGACGGCCGCGTGCAGATCCGCCGCGGCCATATTCCAATCGCGCTGGCCAGCTTTCCGAAGCAGCCGCGCTTCTACGCGCTGCAGACCTTGGACGGCATTCCGTACTCGCACATCGCGACGCTGCATGGCGCCGACGTGCTGGCGACCACGGTGCTGCAGACCTGCATCCGCTACGAAAGCCGGCGCAAGGCCTGCAAATTCTGTTCGATCGGCCAGTCGCTGGCGGCCGGCCGCACCATCGCGCACAAGACACCGCAACAGCTGGCCGAAGTGGCACGCGCCGCGGTACTGCTCGACGGCGTCAAGCACATGGTCATGACCACCGGCACGCCGGCCACGCCCGACCGCGGCGCGCAGGTGCTGTGCGATTCGGCGTTCGCGGTGCGCGCCGCAGTGGACCTGCCGATACAGGGTCAGTGCGAACCGCCGGACGACGACCGCTGGTTTGCGCGGATGAAGGCGGCCGGTATCGACACGCTGGGCATGCACCTCGAAGTGGTGACGCCGGCGCTGCGCGAACAGATCATGCCGGGCAAGGCCACCGTGCCGCTCGCCCGCTACATGGAGGCGTTCGCCGCGGCGGTCGAGGTGTTCGGCCGCGGCCAGGTGAGCAGCTACATCCTCGCCGGCCTCGGCGATACGAAGGAAGCCATTCTCGACATGAGCGCGCAACTGGTCGCGCTCGGCGTCTATCCCTTCGTCGTGCCCTTCGTGCCGATCAGCGGCACGCCGCTGGAAGACCATCCAGCGCCGTCGCCCGAATTCATGCGCTCGATACTGGCGCCGCTCGGCGAAATGGTGTCGGCAGCCGGCCTGCGTTCGGCCGACATCAAGGCCGGTTGCGGCAAGTGCGGCGCCTGCTCATCGCTGTCCTCGTTCGAACGCGCGGAGGCTGCCCATGCTGTCGGCTGA
- a CDS encoding heavy-metal-associated domain-containing protein, with protein sequence MHTTLITVDGLESEDCVHEITNVIHELPGINMVEVALATGTVSVEHSPLVSEADIRQVLEDEGYALK encoded by the coding sequence ATGCACACCACCTTGATCACCGTAGATGGCCTCGAAAGCGAGGACTGCGTCCATGAAATCACCAACGTGATCCACGAGCTGCCGGGCATCAACATGGTCGAGGTCGCGCTGGCGACCGGCACCGTCAGCGTCGAACACAGCCCGCTGGTCAGCGAGGCCGACATCCGGCAGGTGCTGGAGGACGAGGGCTATGCGCTGAAGTAG
- a CDS encoding MSMEG_0572/Sll0783 family nitrogen starvation response protein — translation MPKVTRPANEKGEFLVDYEEKVFEDVKAEPGEKALVTFHTVAFEGSIGFVNLLQATRLKRKGFDTSVLLYGPGVTLGVKRGFPTLGDEAFPGHQNFNKQIEKFIEEGGKVYACRFALQALYGHGEGSLIEGIRPINPLDVLDLILLHRKDNAFILDTWTL, via the coding sequence ATGCCCAAAGTCACCCGCCCCGCCAACGAGAAGGGCGAATTCCTCGTCGATTACGAAGAGAAGGTGTTCGAGGACGTGAAGGCCGAGCCGGGCGAAAAGGCCCTGGTCACCTTTCACACAGTCGCTTTCGAAGGCTCCATCGGCTTCGTCAATCTGCTGCAGGCCACGCGTCTGAAGCGCAAGGGTTTCGATACCTCGGTGCTGCTGTACGGCCCGGGCGTCACGCTGGGCGTGAAGCGCGGCTTTCCGACGCTGGGCGACGAAGCCTTCCCCGGCCACCAGAACTTCAACAAGCAGATCGAGAAGTTCATCGAGGAAGGCGGCAAGGTCTATGCGTGCCGTTTCGCGCTGCAGGCGCTGTACGGCCACGGCGAGGGCTCGCTGATCGAAGGCATCCGTCCGATCAATCCGCTCGACGTGCTGGATCTGATCCTGCTGCATCGCAAGGACAACGCCTTCATCCTCGATACCTGGACGCTCTGA
- a CDS encoding MgtC/SapB family protein, giving the protein MPADIDPRLTGLAAALGIGLLIGIERERRKGEGPARAAAGLRTFTLASLLGALAMLLGGGATLAVLAAVVGALAIVSYRRSRDDDPGLTTEIALVLTFMLGALAMHDARLATGIGVLVAIALAARSQLHRFVVRVLSEQEVHDGLLLAAAALVILPLVPDRAVDPLGAINPRTLWKLAVLMMAINACGHIALRAAGPALGLSFAGFASGFVSSTATIAAMGAEARRNPALRAGAVSGAVLSSLATVVYLALLLAATSPAVLRAMAAPLLAAGVAAAAYGLLIALRSVRTHDGDTPPPGRPFNPRLALLFAATMGALLLLTAFLTDRYGTGGAGIAAALAGFADAHSASAAVAALQASGRIAAEQAVLPILAAFTTNACSKLIVAVTTGDRSFALQVVPGVLLSVGAAWLTVLI; this is encoded by the coding sequence ATGCCTGCCGACATCGATCCGCGCCTGACCGGGCTTGCCGCCGCACTGGGCATCGGCCTGCTGATCGGCATCGAACGCGAACGTCGCAAGGGCGAGGGCCCTGCGCGTGCGGCCGCCGGCCTGCGTACCTTCACGCTGGCTTCGCTGCTTGGCGCGCTTGCCATGCTGCTCGGCGGTGGCGCAACGCTGGCAGTGCTGGCCGCCGTGGTCGGTGCGCTGGCCATCGTGTCCTATCGCCGCTCGCGTGACGACGACCCGGGCCTCACCACCGAAATCGCGCTGGTGCTCACCTTCATGCTCGGTGCGCTGGCCATGCACGACGCGCGACTGGCGACCGGCATCGGGGTGCTGGTCGCCATCGCGCTGGCCGCGCGCAGCCAGCTGCACCGCTTCGTCGTGCGCGTGCTGTCGGAACAGGAGGTGCATGACGGCCTGCTGCTGGCCGCTGCCGCGCTGGTCATCCTGCCGCTGGTGCCGGACCGCGCGGTCGATCCGCTGGGAGCCATCAACCCGCGCACGCTGTGGAAACTGGCGGTGCTGATGATGGCGATCAACGCCTGCGGCCACATCGCACTGCGCGCCGCCGGACCGGCACTCGGCCTCAGCTTCGCCGGCTTCGCCTCGGGCTTCGTGTCGAGTACCGCCACCATTGCCGCCATGGGTGCGGAGGCGCGGCGCAACCCGGCGCTACGCGCCGGCGCGGTGTCGGGCGCCGTGCTGTCGTCGCTGGCGACCGTGGTCTATCTCGCGCTGCTGCTGGCGGCGACCAGTCCGGCCGTGCTGCGTGCGATGGCTGCGCCGCTGCTGGCGGCCGGCGTCGCCGCCGCGGCCTACGGCCTGCTGATCGCACTGCGCAGCGTGCGCACGCACGACGGCGATACGCCGCCACCCGGCCGGCCCTTCAATCCGCGGCTGGCGCTGCTGTTCGCGGCGACCATGGGCGCACTGTTACTGCTGACCGCCTTCCTGACCGACCGCTATGGCACCGGCGGCGCAGGCATCGCAGCAGCTCTGGCCGGCTTCGCCGACGCGCACTCGGCCTCGGCGGCGGTGGCCGCATTGCAGGCGTCGGGACGCATTGCGGCCGAGCAGGCCGTGCTGCCCATCCTGGCCGCGTTCACCACCAATGCGTGCAGCAAGCTCATCGTCGCGGTCACCACCGGCGATCGCAGCTTCGCCCTGCAGGTCGTGCCCGGCGTACTGCTATCGGTCGGCGCCGCATGGCTGACTGTGCTGATCTGA
- the xdp1 gene encoding exosortase-dependent surface protein XDP1, with protein sequence MNKKLINAIGAVMIAGFAGAASAAQYSWSFTSTATSHVGASGFGSNISEYSSMTYTNGASQSVNIQGFANTASGSTIERAYLTYQGSSGLGMTSRDSTWNDEVNSSGYATNPDHAMDNEGAMEGMLFSFGSEMNLNLVDIGWFSGDSDITVYAYTGASVADINTTVMGKTFSTLTGWTKIGDFTGNSDPRSTTNGTYSRYWLVTPGSSSDYKDYIKLAGVTATTKPTTPPPAVPEPASLALIGTALAGMIAVRRRKAA encoded by the coding sequence ATGAACAAGAAACTGATCAATGCAATCGGCGCCGTGATGATCGCGGGTTTTGCCGGTGCGGCCTCGGCGGCGCAGTACAGCTGGTCGTTCACCTCGACCGCTACCTCGCACGTCGGCGCCAGTGGTTTCGGCTCCAACATCTCCGAGTACTCGTCGATGACCTACACCAACGGCGCGAGCCAGTCGGTGAACATCCAGGGTTTCGCCAACACCGCGTCGGGTTCGACCATCGAGCGCGCCTACCTGACCTACCAGGGAAGCAGCGGTCTGGGCATGACGAGCCGTGATTCGACATGGAACGACGAGGTGAACAGCTCCGGTTACGCGACCAACCCGGACCACGCCATGGACAACGAAGGCGCGATGGAGGGCATGCTGTTCTCCTTCGGTTCGGAAATGAACCTCAACCTGGTCGACATCGGCTGGTTCAGCGGCGATTCGGACATCACGGTGTATGCATATACCGGGGCCTCCGTGGCCGATATCAACACCACGGTGATGGGCAAGACCTTCTCGACGCTGACCGGCTGGACCAAGATCGGCGATTTCACCGGCAACAGCGACCCGCGCAGCACGACCAACGGCACCTATTCGCGTTACTGGCTGGTGACTCCGGGTTCGTCGTCGGACTACAAGGACTACATAAAGCTGGCCGGCGTGACCGCAACGACCAAGCCGACCACGCCGCCGCCGGCCGTTCCGGAACCGGCTTCACTGGCGCTGATCGGCACCGCACTGGCAGGCATGATCGCCGTGCGCCGCCGCAAGGCAGCCTGA
- a CDS encoding MSMEG_0567/Sll0786 family nitrogen starvation N-acetyltransferase, whose amino-acid sequence MLSADAKDLCELAPRFAPCEFRIKWAHGDWEHDQAMRLRRAVFCVEQGVFPGDDRDAIDDHAQIIVALACVGGMPDQVVGTVRIHEDRASDPGLWWGSRLAVHPAFRSQGRLGATLIRLAVTSAHARGCHTFLAHVQAQNLPLFRRLHWTPLQAETLHGRPHWLMQAQLDHYPPCYDVYTGFVARSAGAPA is encoded by the coding sequence ATGCTGTCGGCTGACGCGAAGGATCTGTGCGAACTGGCGCCGCGCTTCGCGCCCTGCGAGTTCCGCATCAAGTGGGCGCACGGCGACTGGGAACACGACCAGGCGATGCGGCTGCGCCGCGCCGTGTTCTGCGTCGAACAGGGCGTGTTCCCGGGCGACGACCGCGATGCCATCGACGATCACGCGCAGATCATCGTCGCGCTCGCCTGCGTTGGCGGCATGCCGGACCAGGTGGTCGGCACCGTGCGCATCCACGAGGACCGCGCGAGCGACCCCGGCCTGTGGTGGGGTTCGCGCCTTGCCGTGCATCCGGCCTTCCGCAGCCAGGGCCGGCTCGGCGCCACGCTGATCCGCCTCGCGGTGACCAGTGCGCATGCACGCGGCTGCCACACCTTCCTCGCGCACGTGCAGGCGCAGAACCTGCCGCTGTTCCGCCGCCTGCACTGGACACCGCTGCAGGCGGAAACGTTGCACGGCCGGCCGCACTGGCTGATGCAGGCGCAGCTCGATCATTACCCGCCGTGCTACGACGTCTACACCGGCTTCGTCGCACGCAGCGCCGGAGCACCGGCATGA
- a CDS encoding Nit6803 family nitrilase, with product MSAARVVRAAAIQIAPDLESADGTLARVLAAIDEAADRGAQLAVFPETFVPYYPYFSFVQPAVRMGADHLKLYERAVTVPGPVTQAVAERAKARRIVVVLGVNERDHGSLYNTQLVFDADGRLALKRRKITPTYHERMVWGQGDAAGLKVIDTAIGRLGALACWEHYNPLARYALMTQHEEIHCAQFPGSMVGQIFADQMEVTIRHHALESGCFVINSTGWLSDEQIQSITPDPGLQRALRGGCHTAIVSPEGVHLAPPLTEGEGMVVADLDMALVTKRKRMMDSVGHYARPELLSLAINDRPATTTVALHDTSPRSTADEHDHDTRRLQPATDDGAAVVRLAAG from the coding sequence ATGAGCGCCGCCCGCGTCGTCCGCGCCGCGGCGATCCAGATCGCGCCCGATCTCGAATCCGCCGACGGCACGCTGGCGCGCGTGCTGGCGGCGATCGACGAGGCAGCGGATCGCGGCGCTCAGCTGGCCGTGTTTCCGGAAACCTTCGTGCCCTACTACCCCTACTTCTCTTTCGTGCAGCCGGCGGTGCGCATGGGCGCCGACCACCTGAAGCTTTACGAACGGGCGGTGACGGTGCCGGGCCCGGTCACGCAGGCGGTGGCCGAGCGCGCGAAGGCGCGTCGCATCGTCGTGGTGCTGGGCGTGAACGAGCGCGACCACGGCAGCCTGTACAACACGCAGCTGGTGTTCGACGCCGACGGCCGCCTCGCGCTGAAGCGTCGCAAGATCACGCCGACCTATCACGAGCGCATGGTGTGGGGACAGGGCGACGCCGCCGGGCTGAAGGTGATCGATACGGCCATCGGCCGGCTCGGCGCGCTCGCCTGCTGGGAGCACTACAACCCGCTGGCGCGCTACGCGCTGATGACCCAGCACGAAGAGATCCACTGCGCCCAGTTTCCGGGATCGATGGTCGGCCAGATCTTCGCCGACCAGATGGAAGTGACCATCCGCCACCACGCGCTCGAATCCGGCTGCTTCGTCATCAATTCAACCGGCTGGCTCAGCGACGAACAGATCCAGTCCATCACGCCCGACCCAGGCCTGCAGCGCGCGCTGCGCGGTGGCTGCCACACCGCCATCGTGTCGCCCGAAGGCGTGCATCTGGCGCCGCCGCTGACCGAGGGCGAAGGCATGGTGGTGGCCGATCTCGACATGGCGCTGGTGACCAAGCGCAAACGCATGATGGATTCGGTCGGCCACTACGCGCGGCCGGAACTGCTGAGCCTGGCCATCAACGACCGGCCGGCCACGACGACGGTCGCCCTGCACGACACCTCACCCCGGAGCACTGCCGATGAGCACGATCACGACACCCGACGCCTCCAGCCGGCAACTGATGACGGAGCTGCAGTCGTACGGCTTGCGGCTGGCTGA
- the prsT gene encoding XrtA/PEP-CTERM system TPR-repeat protein PrsT, translating into MTRFRSSLVAALCAVGILGAGPLQAADGASRYYEDALVRFERKDDAGAIIQLKNALKADPGFLAAHMLMGRAALRKGDYAAAEVALNEARQRGVSRAEYIVPLANLLVSTGRQKEVIDTLSPDDLPPGIRYEVIVLRAKAHLELGQYPQALSTVREARALNPASASAVVMESRIALQAGRPAEAATLAEQATTLAPNDSDAWGMRAAVAYATAQLPVALSHYDRALQLAPDNSEALLGRSSVLMDLGRMPEAKQSLLTLSKVDVNEPRSAYLRAVIAESEGDRAAARKLLGEVVGLIDPLPRSVLTSRSHLALIAGLSHLSLGGAVKAKEYFELHIRFFPSQMAARKPLASLQIAMGEAAAAVSTLEPLMRTASGARDPEALTLMASAYSRLKRHQQATELLEQAAKLGASSQTQTSLGLSLIDAKQTALGIEQLRNVLKQDPGQARASTALALVALRDSQPRKAVELMEAVVKREPDNLAALNLLGVSRAAAGDFAGARKAYDKALAADRNFDSVKLNLAKLEVAEGKPDQARARLDALIKEKPNSASALYEKAMLDAATGRTADALRGLETLHDKHRNHVEGHVALIELYLQTGASDKALEAAKGVSQGQPGYLAIQAALARVQLARGDAAGARATLTSMTRVADFDPSAQYRIAQLQRMAGNPGGATYSLEKALQGDPGYLPARIMQGEQMLAEGQLDKAEARAQELLKSPTAPAEVYRLAGDVAMARGQWQNAITHYRNGLGKGGSVELAGGLYEAHRRAGNTAQGRAAVEALVKERPRDLAFKLLLSQAQTDAGMLREAKATLEAVLKTGGESAPVLNNLANLQWQTKDAAAQATAERAFKLAPADPLVLDTLGWILAQKGQTDAALKHLREARLRSPQNPEIRYHLAWVLAKTGRKAEALQELDAALQPGRTFPDADQAKALRSELGGR; encoded by the coding sequence ATGACCCGCTTCCGCTCTTCCCTCGTCGCAGCGCTGTGTGCAGTCGGCATCCTTGGCGCCGGACCGCTGCAGGCGGCCGACGGAGCCAGCCGCTACTACGAGGACGCCCTGGTCCGCTTCGAACGCAAGGACGACGCCGGCGCCATCATCCAGCTCAAGAACGCACTGAAGGCCGACCCCGGCTTCCTCGCCGCGCACATGCTCATGGGACGTGCCGCGCTGCGCAAGGGCGACTACGCGGCGGCCGAGGTCGCGCTGAACGAGGCGCGTCAGCGTGGCGTGTCGCGTGCTGAGTACATCGTTCCGCTGGCGAACCTGCTGGTGTCGACCGGCCGCCAGAAGGAGGTGATCGACACGCTGTCGCCGGACGATCTGCCGCCCGGCATCCGTTACGAAGTGATCGTGCTGCGCGCCAAGGCGCATCTGGAACTGGGTCAGTATCCGCAGGCCTTGTCGACAGTGCGCGAGGCGCGTGCGCTGAATCCGGCGTCCGCGTCGGCGGTCGTGATGGAGTCGCGCATCGCGCTTCAGGCCGGTCGCCCCGCCGAGGCGGCCACGCTCGCCGAACAGGCGACCACGCTCGCCCCCAATGATTCCGACGCCTGGGGCATGCGTGCAGCCGTTGCCTACGCGACCGCACAACTGCCGGTGGCGCTGTCGCACTACGACCGCGCGCTGCAGCTGGCCCCCGACAACAGCGAGGCCTTGCTCGGCCGCAGCTCGGTGCTGATGGATCTCGGGCGCATGCCGGAGGCCAAGCAGTCCTTGCTGACCTTGTCCAAAGTCGACGTGAACGAACCGCGCTCGGCCTATCTGCGCGCGGTGATCGCCGAATCGGAAGGCGACCGTGCGGCGGCGCGCAAGCTGCTCGGCGAGGTGGTTGGTCTGATTGATCCTTTGCCGCGTTCCGTGCTGACCAGCCGCTCCCATCTGGCGCTGATCGCCGGCCTGTCGCATCTCAGCCTCGGTGGGGCGGTCAAGGCCAAGGAGTATTTCGAGCTGCACATCCGCTTCTTCCCGTCGCAGATGGCGGCACGCAAGCCCCTGGCGTCGCTGCAGATCGCGATGGGTGAAGCGGCCGCGGCCGTGTCGACGCTCGAACCGCTGATGCGTACGGCAAGCGGTGCGCGTGATCCCGAGGCATTGACGCTGATGGCCAGCGCCTACAGCCGCCTCAAGCGCCACCAGCAGGCGACCGAACTGCTGGAGCAGGCGGCAAAGCTCGGCGCATCGTCGCAGACCCAGACCTCGCTCGGATTGAGCCTGATCGACGCGAAGCAGACAGCGCTCGGCATCGAGCAACTGCGCAACGTACTGAAACAGGATCCTGGTCAGGCGCGCGCCAGCACGGCGCTGGCGCTCGTTGCGCTGCGCGACAGCCAGCCGCGCAAGGCGGTCGAACTGATGGAAGCGGTAGTCAAGCGCGAGCCTGACAATCTGGCGGCGCTGAACCTGCTCGGGGTGTCGCGTGCGGCGGCCGGCGACTTCGCCGGCGCACGCAAGGCCTACGACAAGGCACTTGCCGCCGACCGCAATTTCGACAGCGTCAAGCTGAACCTGGCCAAGCTCGAAGTCGCCGAAGGCAAGCCAGATCAGGCACGGGCGCGCCTTGATGCGTTGATCAAGGAAAAGCCCAACAGCGCCTCGGCGCTTTACGAGAAGGCCATGCTCGACGCCGCGACCGGGCGCACTGCGGACGCACTGCGCGGCCTCGAAACCCTGCACGACAAGCACCGCAACCATGTCGAAGGTCATGTCGCATTGATCGAGCTCTATCTGCAGACCGGTGCGTCGGACAAGGCGCTGGAGGCAGCCAAGGGGGTCAGCCAGGGACAGCCGGGCTATCTGGCCATCCAGGCGGCACTGGCCCGTGTACAGCTGGCGCGCGGCGACGCGGCCGGCGCGCGTGCCACGCTGACCTCGATGACCCGGGTTGCCGATTTCGACCCGTCGGCCCAGTACCGCATCGCCCAGCTGCAGCGCATGGCCGGCAATCCGGGCGGGGCCACGTACAGCTTGGAGAAGGCCCTGCAGGGCGATCCTGGGTATCTGCCGGCGCGCATCATGCAGGGAGAGCAGATGCTGGCCGAGGGGCAGCTCGACAAGGCGGAGGCGCGTGCGCAGGAACTGCTCAAGTCACCGACCGCACCCGCCGAGGTGTACCGGCTGGCAGGCGATGTCGCGATGGCGCGCGGCCAGTGGCAGAACGCGATCACCCACTACCGGAACGGCCTCGGCAAGGGCGGCAGTGTCGAACTGGCCGGCGGGCTGTACGAAGCTCATCGTCGCGCCGGCAACACCGCCCAGGGGAGGGCGGCGGTGGAGGCGCTGGTGAAGGAGCGTCCGCGCGATCTCGCATTCAAGCTGCTGCTGTCGCAGGCGCAGACCGACGCCGGGATGCTGCGCGAGGCAAAGGCCACGCTCGAAGCCGTGCTGAAAACCGGCGGGGAATCGGCGCCGGTGCTCAACAACCTCGCCAATCTGCAGTGGCAGACCAAGGACGCGGCAGCGCAAGCTACGGCCGAACGCGCGTTCAAACTGGCGCCGGCAGACCCGCTGGTGCTCGATACGCTGGGCTGGATACTGGCGCAGAAGGGGCAGACCGACGCCGCCCTCAAGCATTTGCGCGAGGCGCGGTTGCGCAGTCCGCAGAACCCGGAAATCCGCTATCACCTCGCCTGGGTGCTGGCGAAGACGGGCCGGAAGGCAGAGGCCCTGCAGGAGCTGGACGCCGCGCTGCAGCCGGGACGAACCTTCCCGGATGCCGACCAGGCCAAGGCGCTTCGCAGCGAACTCGGCGGACGATGA
- a CDS encoding ABCB family ABC transporter ATP-binding protein/permease, with the protein MRRSATAPLPAATVPGARRRDSETIRNLLPYLWAYKWRVLIALACLVLAKGSNVAVPLVFKQIIDALAPAAASSRAALEAAPLLVPLGLLAAYGALRFSTSMLTELREIVFSRVTQQAVRRISLQVFRHLHALSLRFHLERQTGGLTRDIERGTRAIGSLISYTLYSILPTLVEIGLVLSILAVKYEASFALITFVTLALYITFTVTVTNWRTTIRREANELDSAANTRAIDSLLNYETVKYFNNEEFEARRYDEQLIRWQRAQERSQVSLSWLNMGQAFIIAIGVTLMMWRATVGVAEGRMTLGDIVLVNAFMIQLYIPLNFLGVLYREIRQSLTDIERMFALMETHREVADAPDALTLADGPCEVRFQQVNFSYESARQILHDVDFTIPAGHRVAVVGHSGSGKSTLARLLYRFYDVAEGSGRITINGTDIRQLTQDSLRGAIGIVPQDTVLFNDSIHYNIQYGRVTASAAEVEAASRAAQLHDFVQKLPDGYATKVGERGLKLSGGEKQRVAIARALLKNPPILIFDEATSALDSKTEQAIQGQLEQVARGHTTLIIAHRLSTIMDADQILVMDAGRIIERGSHSELLALDGAYAQMWALQAQEEDGTTL; encoded by the coding sequence ATGAGACGATCCGCCACCGCCCCCCTGCCCGCCGCGACCGTGCCGGGCGCCCGCCGCCGCGATTCCGAAACCATCCGCAACCTGCTGCCTTACCTCTGGGCCTACAAATGGCGCGTGCTGATCGCGCTTGCCTGTCTGGTGCTGGCCAAGGGCTCGAACGTCGCGGTGCCACTGGTGTTCAAGCAGATCATCGACGCGCTGGCGCCGGCCGCCGCGAGCAGCCGTGCGGCGCTCGAGGCGGCGCCGCTGCTGGTGCCGCTGGGCCTGCTGGCCGCCTACGGCGCGCTGCGCTTTTCCACCTCGATGCTGACCGAGCTGCGCGAAATCGTGTTCTCGCGCGTCACCCAGCAGGCGGTGCGGCGCATTTCGCTGCAGGTGTTCCGCCATCTGCACGCGCTGTCGCTGCGCTTTCACCTCGAGCGCCAGACCGGCGGCCTGACGCGCGACATCGAGCGCGGCACGCGCGCGATCGGCTCGCTGATCAGCTACACGCTGTACTCCATCCTGCCGACGCTGGTCGAGATCGGGCTGGTGCTGAGCATCCTCGCGGTGAAGTACGAAGCGAGCTTCGCGCTGATCACCTTCGTCACGCTGGCGCTCTACATCACCTTCACCGTCACCGTAACCAACTGGCGCACGACGATACGGCGCGAGGCGAACGAACTGGATTCGGCCGCCAATACGCGGGCGATCGACAGCCTGCTCAATTACGAGACGGTGAAGTATTTCAACAACGAGGAATTCGAAGCGCGCCGCTACGACGAACAGCTCATTCGCTGGCAGCGGGCGCAGGAGCGCAGCCAGGTGTCGCTGTCCTGGCTCAACATGGGCCAGGCCTTCATCATCGCCATCGGCGTCACGCTGATGATGTGGCGCGCCACGGTCGGCGTCGCCGAGGGCCGCATGACGCTCGGCGACATCGTGCTGGTCAATGCCTTCATGATCCAGCTCTACATTCCGCTGAACTTCCTCGGCGTGCTGTACCGGGAGATCCGCCAGTCGCTGACCGACATCGAGCGCATGTTCGCGCTGATGGAAACGCACCGCGAAGTCGCTGACGCACCGGACGCACTGACGCTGGCCGACGGTCCATGCGAGGTACGCTTCCAGCAGGTGAATTTCAGCTACGAGTCGGCGCGGCAGATCCTGCACGACGTCGATTTCACGATACCGGCCGGCCATCGCGTTGCCGTCGTGGGCCACTCGGGCTCCGGCAAATCGACGCTGGCCCGACTGCTCTACCGCTTCTACGACGTGGCCGAAGGCAGCGGTCGCATCACGATCAACGGCACCGACATCCGCCAGCTCACCCAGGACAGCCTGCGCGGAGCGATCGGCATCGTTCCGCAGGATACGGTGCTGTTCAACGACAGCATCCACTACAACATCCAGTACGGCCGGGTCACGGCGTCCGCCGCCGAGGTCGAGGCCGCCAGCCGTGCCGCGCAACTGCACGACTTCGTGCAGAAGCTGCCGGACGGCTACGCGACCAAGGTGGGTGAGCGCGGGCTGAAGCTGTCGGGCGGCGAAAAGCAGCGTGTCGCCATCGCCCGCGCGCTGCTGAAGAATCCGCCGATACTCATTTTCGACGAAGCCACGTCGGCGCTCGATTCGAAAACCGAGCAGGCGATCCAGGGCCAGCTCGAACAGGTGGCACGCGGCCACACGACACTCATCATTGCGCACCGGCTATCGACCATCATGGACGCCGACCAGATTCTGGTGATGGACGCCGGCCGCATCATCGAGCGCGGCAGTCACAGCGAACTGCTGGCGCTGGATGGCGCCTACGCTCAGATGTGGGCCCTGCAGGCGCAGGAAGAGGACGGCACCACGCTCTGA